The proteins below come from a single Limnobaculum xujianqingii genomic window:
- a CDS encoding YmfL family putative regulatory protein, translating to MGPKQNWKAEKQPEWLIIAIKKTIASLPGGYSDAAEWLDVTENAIFNRLRADGDQIFPMGWALVLQRASGTTHIADAVSRYSNSVNVPLVDIGEVDNDDINNRLLDAITWMGKHSEKVKLAIADGVIDLAERELIEDDSHQVIAKWMEYNTLLYRYFCPPEEKVDARTVQVTGVGVKNNCVE from the coding sequence GTGGGACCTAAACAAAATTGGAAAGCAGAAAAGCAGCCGGAATGGCTGATTATTGCTATCAAAAAGACAATAGCAAGTCTGCCCGGTGGATATTCTGACGCGGCTGAATGGTTAGACGTAACAGAGAACGCAATATTTAACCGGCTACGTGCAGATGGTGATCAGATTTTCCCGATGGGCTGGGCGCTGGTATTGCAACGAGCGAGTGGGACTACTCATATTGCAGATGCAGTATCCCGGTACTCAAATAGCGTAAATGTACCACTGGTGGATATCGGTGAAGTAGATAATGACGATATCAATAATCGTCTACTGGATGCCATCACTTGGATGGGTAAGCACTCAGAGAAAGTGAAGCTGGCTATTGCTGATGGGGTGATCGATTTGGCAGAGCGAGAGCTTATTGAAGATGACAGTCATCAGGTCATAGCCAAGTGGATGGAATATAACACTCTGCTATATCGATATTTTTGTCCGCCCGAAGAAAAGGTTGACGCCAGGACTGTGCAGGTCACTGGCGTCGGCGTCAAAAACAACTGTGTGGAGTAA
- a CDS encoding KilA-N domain-containing protein, with translation MHHLATQPTADTSGLAIDGTTIRQDSAGRYSLNDLHIAAGGEERHKPANFLRHDQIRDLCAEIDRCSDMSIASFESIRGGINQGTYACRELVYAYAMWISPAFNLKVIRTFDSGIQMPTQLTEMEMIAKMATVAAESQRRLLAIEQRVSGVSAEVNRISAGTIPAGWQTIKNLVAISGLSDDKVRALIAAFRVESKKVPFNTPNGVLANATVANEAEFIAALTEVKRGATRPCRSKYWYHPKLGRFEMKEVSV, from the coding sequence ATGCATCATTTAGCCACTCAGCCAACGGCTGATACCTCTGGTTTAGCCATCGATGGAACAACTATCCGTCAAGATTCGGCGGGGCGTTATAGTCTCAATGACTTACATATTGCAGCAGGTGGTGAGGAACGGCATAAACCCGCTAATTTTTTGCGACATGATCAGATTAGAGATTTATGTGCAGAAATTGACCGTTGCTCAGATATGAGCATTGCTTCATTCGAATCAATCCGAGGAGGCATTAATCAGGGTACATACGCGTGTCGTGAACTGGTTTATGCGTATGCCATGTGGATTAGTCCTGCATTTAACTTAAAAGTCATCAGGACATTTGATTCTGGCATTCAGATGCCTACTCAATTAACTGAGATGGAGATGATCGCTAAAATGGCTACTGTTGCCGCTGAAAGTCAACGGCGACTATTGGCTATAGAACAGCGTGTTTCTGGTGTATCAGCCGAAGTTAACCGCATTTCTGCGGGAACAATCCCAGCGGGATGGCAGACTATAAAAAACTTAGTAGCAATTTCTGGTCTGTCTGATGACAAAGTTCGCGCTCTGATTGCAGCATTTCGCGTAGAAAGCAAAAAAGTACCTTTCAATACGCCGAATGGTGTTCTTGCTAATGCAACTGTAGCCAATGAAGCCGAATTTATAGCAGCCCTAACGGAAGTAAAGCGAGGGGCTACCCGTCCCTGCCGTAGTAAATATTGGTACCACCCTAAATTGGGCCGATTTGAAATGAAGGAGGTATCAGTATGA
- a CDS encoding helix-turn-helix transcriptional regulator, whose product MSCIRELREKANVSQEYLAEKVGLTQGAIGHYELGRRKPSLKNCRLIVSALNELGVACGLDDVFPPKAA is encoded by the coding sequence ATGAGTTGCATTAGAGAGTTAAGAGAGAAGGCGAATGTTTCACAAGAATATCTCGCCGAGAAAGTTGGGTTAACGCAAGGAGCGATCGGTCATTACGAACTCGGTCGCAGAAAGCCAAGTTTAAAAAATTGCAGGCTTATTGTGAGTGCCCTTAATGAACTAGGTGTTGCTTGCGGTCTGGACGATGTATTTCCACCAAAAGCAGCTTAA
- a CDS encoding LexA family transcriptional regulator, which yields MKQTWNTLAKARMSELEISQEKLGEMIGKTQGAIGHWLNGRREPSIDDIASILNALDLHEITIKSDGSASLNPSLELESIASNQRLKTQAGYFIEVLDVKASAGPGVINNDVIETVKLVEYTGDQANLMFGGRNPKNIKMITVSGDSMAGTIELGDSIFVDVSKNSFSGDGIYVFVFKNTLHVKRIQMMPDCLLVLSDNPKYKEWKITEETEQYLRISGKVLLSQSQAYKRHG from the coding sequence ATGAAACAGACATGGAATACTCTGGCTAAAGCCAGAATGTCCGAGCTTGAGATATCACAAGAAAAGCTTGGTGAGATGATTGGCAAAACTCAGGGCGCTATTGGGCATTGGCTTAATGGGCGTAGAGAGCCCTCTATTGATGATATAGCGTCTATACTTAACGCTCTTGACCTTCATGAAATTACAATAAAATCTGATGGGAGCGCGTCATTGAATCCAAGTCTAGAGTTAGAGTCAATTGCCTCTAATCAACGATTAAAGACACAAGCTGGCTATTTTATTGAGGTGCTTGATGTAAAGGCTAGCGCTGGCCCTGGGGTAATCAATAACGATGTTATCGAAACGGTAAAGCTTGTTGAATACACAGGGGATCAGGCTAATTTAATGTTCGGTGGTCGCAACCCCAAAAACATAAAAATGATTACTGTTAGCGGCGATAGCATGGCTGGCACTATTGAGCTAGGTGATTCTATTTTTGTTGATGTAAGTAAGAATAGCTTTAGCGGTGACGGTATATATGTTTTCGTATTCAAAAACACACTGCATGTTAAAAGAATACAGATGATGCCTGACTGCCTCCTCGTTCTCTCTGATAACCCAAAATACAAAGAGTGGAAGATAACAGAGGAAACCGAACAATATCTAAGGATATCCGGCAAAGTCCTCCTAAGCCAGTCCCAAGCCTACAAGCGTCACGGATAG